A region from the Halosolutus gelatinilyticus genome encodes:
- a CDS encoding enoyl-CoA hydratase-related protein yields MTLGDAVRLEIEADGAATITLDQPDRRNALSREIGAGIVEALEEIEDSDARCIVVEGSGGAFSAGGDIEAMVEGIQEDVPIDDRVRTLERTTSRTIARLIEFPLPTIAIVDGPAVGAGANLALACDMQLATEDAAFGFVFRQVGLSVDAGTSYLLPRIVGENVAKELALTGEIVDADRAAELGLVNHVYADDEFDEKVDAFVERIVSGPPVAMRHTKRLVGEGLDKTVERAMTDEAVAQGIVFGTDDHEEGVAAFFDDRDPEYVGR; encoded by the coding sequence ATGACCCTCGGTGACGCGGTGCGCCTCGAGATCGAGGCCGACGGCGCCGCGACGATCACGCTCGACCAGCCCGATCGCCGGAACGCGCTCTCCAGAGAGATCGGCGCGGGGATCGTCGAGGCTCTGGAGGAGATCGAAGATAGCGACGCCCGCTGTATCGTCGTGGAGGGTTCCGGCGGGGCCTTTTCCGCCGGCGGTGACATCGAGGCGATGGTCGAGGGGATTCAGGAGGACGTCCCGATCGACGATCGGGTCCGAACCCTGGAACGGACGACCAGCAGGACGATCGCTCGACTGATCGAGTTCCCGCTGCCGACGATCGCGATCGTCGACGGTCCGGCGGTCGGTGCGGGGGCGAATCTCGCGCTGGCCTGCGATATGCAGCTGGCGACCGAGGACGCCGCGTTCGGCTTCGTCTTCCGGCAGGTCGGTCTGAGCGTCGACGCCGGTACCTCCTACCTCCTGCCGCGGATCGTCGGCGAGAACGTGGCGAAGGAACTCGCCCTGACCGGCGAGATCGTCGACGCCGATCGCGCGGCGGAGCTCGGGCTCGTCAATCACGTCTACGCCGACGACGAGTTCGACGAGAAGGTCGACGCGTTCGTCGAGCGGATCGTCTCCGGGCCGCCGGTTGCGATGCGCCACACGAAACGGCTCGTCGGCGAGGGCCTCGACAAGACCGTCGAACGGGCCATGACCGACGAGGCGGTCGCGCAGGGGATCGTCTTCGGCACCGACGATCACGAGGAGGGCGTCGCCGCCTTCTTCGACGATCGCGACCCGGAGTACGTCGGCCGGTGA
- a CDS encoding long-chain-fatty-acid--CoA ligase, giving the protein MANLVTSIAAAVEEHGDATAIGFEGTETSYEEFWAQAGAFAAALEERGVGADDRVAIYLPNVPPFVIAFHGTLRAGGVVVPMNPQYKAREIGHLLGDSGATVVVALADLVPFVKEVQDETDVEHVVSVGETDGGEADGVTPFEEFLVRGDPEIVDRDGDDVAVQPYTSGTTGTPKGVQLTHENLASNASMADELIPDGIGPDDKQLGVLPLFHIYGMTVVMNATLFSGGTYYAVPQWDAQEAVSIVEEQELTLMHGVPAMYNDIINQPNAETFDLSSLRLCGVGGAGIPVEVLRQFEELYDVTIYEGYGLTETSPITHFNSPIDGRRVGSIGKPVPGVDSKIVDDEFEELAPVERGPIDEAQADLDEIAGEIVVSGPNVMKGYYGLPGANEEAFTEEGDGRWFHTGDVGYRDEDGFFYVVDREKHMIVTGGYNVYPREVEELLFEHEAVADAAVAGIPDERRGETVKAYVVRAPDAGVTEDDIKEYCLTRLAAYKHPREVEFVDELPRTTTGKVQKFKLREREGTAEAGE; this is encoded by the coding sequence ATGGCAAATCTTGTCACGAGCATCGCGGCGGCCGTCGAGGAGCACGGGGACGCCACCGCGATCGGATTCGAGGGTACGGAGACGTCGTACGAGGAGTTCTGGGCGCAGGCGGGAGCGTTCGCCGCCGCCCTCGAGGAACGGGGCGTCGGCGCGGACGATCGCGTGGCGATCTACCTGCCGAACGTTCCCCCGTTCGTGATCGCCTTCCACGGAACGCTTCGCGCCGGCGGCGTGGTCGTGCCGATGAACCCGCAGTACAAGGCCCGCGAAATCGGCCACCTGCTTGGCGACAGCGGCGCAACGGTCGTCGTCGCGCTGGCCGATCTCGTCCCCTTCGTAAAGGAGGTTCAGGACGAGACCGACGTCGAACACGTCGTTAGCGTGGGTGAGACGGACGGCGGCGAGGCCGACGGCGTCACGCCGTTTGAGGAGTTCCTCGTCCGGGGCGATCCCGAGATCGTCGATCGCGACGGCGACGACGTCGCGGTCCAACCGTACACGAGCGGGACGACGGGCACGCCGAAGGGGGTCCAGTTGACCCACGAGAACCTCGCCTCGAACGCCTCGATGGCGGACGAGCTCATCCCCGACGGAATCGGCCCGGACGACAAACAGCTCGGCGTCCTGCCTCTCTTTCACATCTACGGAATGACCGTCGTGATGAACGCGACGCTGTTCAGCGGGGGCACCTACTACGCGGTTCCCCAGTGGGACGCCCAGGAGGCCGTCTCGATCGTCGAGGAGCAGGAACTGACGCTGATGCACGGCGTTCCGGCGATGTACAACGACATCATCAACCAGCCGAACGCCGAGACGTTCGACCTCTCCTCGCTGCGGCTCTGCGGCGTCGGCGGCGCCGGCATCCCCGTGGAGGTCCTCCGGCAGTTCGAGGAACTCTACGACGTGACGATCTACGAGGGGTACGGCCTGACCGAAACCAGCCCGATCACCCACTTCAACAGCCCGATCGACGGCCGCCGCGTCGGAAGCATCGGCAAGCCCGTCCCCGGCGTCGACTCGAAGATCGTCGACGACGAGTTCGAGGAGCTCGCTCCCGTCGAGCGGGGGCCGATAGACGAAGCCCAGGCGGACCTCGACGAGATCGCGGGCGAGATCGTCGTGTCGGGGCCGAACGTGATGAAGGGCTACTACGGCCTGCCCGGCGCGAACGAGGAGGCCTTCACCGAGGAGGGCGATGGACGCTGGTTCCACACCGGCGACGTCGGGTACCGCGACGAGGACGGCTTCTTCTACGTCGTCGATCGCGAGAAGCACATGATCGTCACGGGCGGCTACAACGTCTATCCGCGGGAGGTCGAGGAACTCCTCTTCGAGCACGAGGCCGTCGCCGACGCCGCCGTCGCCGGTATCCCGGACGAGCGCCGCGGCGAGACGGTCAAGGCGTACGTCGTCCGCGCGCCCGACGCCGGCGTCACGGAGGACGATATCAAGGAGTACTGCCTGACTCGCCTCGCGGCGTACAAACACCCCCGCGAGGTCGAGTTCGTCGACGAACTCCCGCGGACGACGACCGGCAAAGTGCAGAAGTTCAAACTCCGCGAGCGCGAGGGGACGGCGGAGGCCGGCGAATGA
- a CDS encoding universal stress protein, giving the protein MYEDVLIPTDGSDGTRRVIDHALTIADQFDATVHALSIVPEGPFGTLEGEEAIESARAAVARIEADAEGKGLAVRTSVERGVPHEEILDYVDAEGIDMIVMGTQGRTGLNRVLAGSVTERVVRMAEVPVVTVRLSDGIRVDDAAEATRLAREAATDAGYEGVSVREEPHRTSASWIVALETASGPVQVHVDAVSGDARIASRDD; this is encoded by the coding sequence ATGTACGAGGACGTCCTCATCCCGACGGACGGAAGCGACGGCACGCGCCGGGTGATCGACCACGCGCTGACGATCGCCGATCAGTTCGACGCGACGGTCCACGCGCTGTCGATCGTTCCCGAAGGCCCCTTCGGCACGCTCGAGGGCGAGGAGGCGATCGAATCCGCGCGGGCCGCGGTCGCCAGAATCGAAGCCGACGCCGAGGGGAAGGGACTCGCCGTGCGGACGTCCGTCGAGCGGGGCGTTCCGCACGAGGAGATCCTCGACTACGTCGACGCCGAGGGGATCGACATGATCGTCATGGGAACGCAGGGCCGGACCGGACTCAACCGGGTCCTGGCCGGGAGCGTCACGGAACGGGTCGTCCGGATGGCCGAGGTGCCGGTCGTCACCGTCAGACTGTCCGACGGGATTCGGGTCGACGACGCCGCGGAGGCGACTCGCCTCGCTCGCGAGGCGGCGACGGACGCGGGATACGAGGGCGTCTCGGTTCGCGAGGAGCCACACCGGACCAGCGCCTCGTGGATCGTCGCCCTCGAGACGGCGTCCGGACCGGTGCAGGTCCACGTCGACGCCGTCAGCGGGGACGCGCGGATCGCGAGTCGGGACGACTGA
- a CDS encoding cation:proton antiporter → MAVELYDVLLVVVGITLLGIAVLPRVVAKRPISMPLFFVAFGIAVFALPWFPAPDPLEQSHLTERLAELGVIVALLALGLKIDRPVGLRRWSVTWRLLAITMPLSIAGAALLGWWLVGLLLPSAILLGAVIAPTDPVLASEVQVHDPGEGIEEVEEDDPEETAVNSEHEVRFALSSEAGLNDGFAFPFTNLAIATALVGIAPGNWLGEWLLVDVAYKIVVGAVLGAGLGWVLAKIIFATMPETRVGQSVKGVEAIAGTLIVYGITELIGAYGFIAVFVAATALREYERTHEYNETLHEISELSEQLLLGVIMVFFGGAIAGGLLSPLGAEAIVAVLAIVFVVRPLAGLTGLLGYDCPWVERGTIAFFGVRGIGSFYYLAHGLNEAAFVGAELVWAIVGAVVLVSIVVHGVTATPVVSYVTSE, encoded by the coding sequence ATGGCCGTCGAGTTGTACGACGTGCTCCTGGTCGTGGTGGGGATCACGTTGCTCGGGATCGCCGTCCTGCCGCGGGTGGTCGCCAAGCGACCCATTTCGATGCCGCTGTTCTTCGTCGCGTTCGGCATCGCCGTCTTCGCGCTCCCGTGGTTTCCGGCGCCGGACCCGCTCGAACAGAGTCACCTTACCGAGCGGCTGGCCGAACTCGGCGTCATCGTCGCGCTACTGGCGCTCGGGCTGAAGATCGATCGCCCGGTCGGACTGCGGCGGTGGTCGGTGACGTGGCGACTGCTGGCGATCACGATGCCGCTGTCGATCGCCGGCGCGGCGCTGCTCGGCTGGTGGCTCGTCGGACTCCTCCTCCCGTCGGCGATCCTCCTCGGGGCGGTCATCGCTCCGACCGACCCGGTTCTGGCGTCGGAGGTGCAGGTTCACGATCCGGGCGAGGGGATCGAGGAAGTCGAAGAGGACGATCCCGAGGAGACGGCGGTAAACAGCGAACACGAGGTCCGGTTCGCCCTCTCCTCCGAGGCGGGATTGAACGACGGTTTCGCGTTCCCGTTTACGAACCTGGCGATCGCGACGGCCCTCGTCGGAATCGCCCCGGGGAACTGGCTCGGCGAGTGGCTGCTCGTCGACGTCGCTTACAAGATCGTCGTCGGCGCGGTTCTCGGGGCCGGCCTCGGCTGGGTGCTGGCGAAGATCATCTTCGCGACGATGCCGGAGACGCGGGTCGGCCAGTCGGTCAAGGGCGTCGAAGCGATCGCCGGCACCCTGATCGTCTACGGGATCACCGAACTGATCGGCGCGTACGGGTTCATCGCCGTCTTCGTCGCGGCGACGGCACTCCGGGAGTACGAACGAACGCACGAATACAACGAGACCCTCCACGAGATCTCGGAACTCTCCGAGCAGCTCCTGCTCGGCGTGATCATGGTGTTCTTCGGGGGCGCGATCGCCGGGGGGTTGCTCTCCCCGCTGGGCGCCGAGGCAATCGTCGCCGTGCTGGCGATCGTCTTCGTCGTCCGCCCGCTGGCCGGCCTCACCGGCCTGCTCGGCTACGACTGCCCGTGGGTCGAACGCGGCACGATCGCCTTCTTCGGCGTCCGCGGGATCGGCTCCTTTTACTACCTCGCCCACGGCCTGAACGAGGCGGCGTTCGTCGGCGCCGAACTCGTCTGGGCGATCGTCGGCGCCGTCGTGCTCGTCTCGATCGTCGTCCACGGCGTCACGGCTACGCCCGTCGTCTCGTACGTGACGTCGGAGTGA
- a CDS encoding class I SAM-dependent methyltransferase — MDEVSRTLDAYESDPDAYVEKYRSVSIAARFGDAFFDALDGDRILDVGCGPGSDLETMVSAGYDATGLDITPSFLRAASDRLPATSLARGDMRRLPFRNGAFDGVWSCASFLHVPRPDAVETLREFRRVLADAGIVYLSVKRSETEPRDGEDRYFEYYGPDELRSALREAALEPRRVDVHENWVSAIAENAGRG; from the coding sequence ATGGATGAGGTTTCGCGAACCCTCGACGCGTACGAGTCCGATCCCGACGCCTACGTCGAGAAGTACCGCTCCGTGTCGATCGCGGCCCGGTTCGGCGACGCGTTCTTCGACGCGCTCGACGGCGATCGGATCCTGGACGTCGGCTGTGGCCCCGGATCGGACCTCGAAACCATGGTCTCGGCGGGGTACGACGCGACCGGCCTCGACATCACGCCGTCGTTCCTCCGCGCGGCGAGCGATCGGCTCCCCGCGACGTCGCTGGCGCGCGGCGACATGCGCCGGCTTCCCTTTCGAAACGGCGCGTTCGACGGCGTCTGGAGTTGCGCCTCGTTCCTGCACGTTCCGCGGCCGGACGCGGTCGAGACGCTTCGCGAGTTCCGGCGCGTCCTCGCCGACGCCGGAATCGTCTACCTCTCCGTGAAGCGATCGGAGACGGAACCGCGGGACGGCGAGGATCGGTACTTCGAATACTACGGTCCGGACGAACTCCGGAGCGCGCTCCGGGAGGCCGCACTCGAGCCGAGGCGCGTCGACGTACACGAGAACTGGGTTTCGGCGATCGCGGAGAACGCCGGCCGCGGGTGA
- a CDS encoding acetyl-CoA carboxylase biotin carboxylase subunit has translation MFRKVLVANRGEIAVRVMRACEELNVGTVAIYSEADKDSGHVRYADEAYNVGPARAADSYLDHEAVIEAARKADADAIHPGYGFLAENAEFARKVEETEGITWIGPESDAMESLGEKTKARTIMDDAGVPIVPGTTEPVTEPEAVKEFGEEHGYPIAIKAEGGGGGRGMKVVWDESEVEDQLESAIREGEAYFDNPSVYLERYLEQPRHIEVQILADEHGNVRHLGERDCSLQRRHQKVIEEGPSAALTDELREKIGEAAREGVAAADYTNAGTVEFLVEEDPDRDGPLGPDANFYFLEVNTRIQVEHTVTEEITGYDIVKRQIRIAAGEELDFDQDDVEIDGHAMEFRINAENAAEDFAPATGGMLETYDPPGGIGVRLDDALRQGDDLVTDYDSMIAKLVVWGEGRDECIERSLRALREYEIEGIPTIIPFHRLMLTDEEFVESTHTTKYLDEEMDTSRIEEAQAQWGGKTESSAADDEDVVEREFTVEVNGKRFEVELEERGAPAIPTGGDGGGAQAASPPQPAGDSSGGGSAVEADGETIDAEMQGTILGVEVDVGDEVDAGDVLVVLEAMKMENDIVASRGGTVSEIAVEEGESVDMGDTLVVLE, from the coding sequence ATGTTCAGGAAGGTTCTCGTGGCGAACCGCGGGGAAATCGCCGTCAGAGTGATGCGAGCGTGCGAGGAGCTGAACGTCGGGACCGTCGCGATCTACTCCGAGGCGGACAAGGACTCGGGACACGTGCGCTACGCCGACGAGGCGTACAACGTGGGTCCAGCGCGCGCGGCGGACTCGTACCTCGACCACGAGGCCGTCATCGAGGCCGCGCGGAAGGCCGACGCCGACGCCATCCACCCCGGCTACGGCTTCCTCGCGGAGAACGCCGAGTTCGCCCGGAAGGTCGAGGAGACCGAGGGGATCACCTGGATCGGCCCCGAAAGCGACGCGATGGAGTCGCTGGGCGAGAAGACCAAAGCCCGGACGATCATGGACGATGCGGGCGTTCCGATCGTCCCCGGGACGACCGAACCCGTCACCGAGCCGGAAGCGGTCAAGGAGTTCGGCGAAGAGCACGGCTACCCGATCGCAATCAAAGCCGAGGGCGGGGGCGGCGGCCGCGGGATGAAGGTCGTCTGGGACGAGAGCGAGGTCGAAGATCAACTCGAGAGCGCGATCCGCGAGGGCGAGGCGTACTTCGACAACCCGTCGGTCTACTTGGAGCGGTACCTCGAACAGCCCCGCCACATCGAGGTGCAGATTCTGGCCGACGAGCACGGCAACGTGCGCCACCTCGGCGAGCGCGACTGCTCGCTCCAGCGCCGCCACCAGAAGGTCATCGAGGAGGGCCCGTCCGCCGCGCTGACGGACGAACTGCGCGAGAAGATCGGCGAGGCCGCCCGCGAGGGCGTCGCCGCGGCCGACTACACCAACGCCGGCACCGTCGAGTTCCTCGTCGAGGAGGATCCCGACCGCGACGGCCCGCTCGGTCCCGACGCGAACTTCTACTTCCTCGAGGTCAACACCCGGATCCAGGTCGAGCACACCGTCACCGAGGAGATCACGGGCTACGATATCGTCAAACGTCAGATCCGGATCGCCGCCGGCGAGGAGCTCGACTTCGACCAGGACGACGTCGAGATCGACGGCCACGCGATGGAGTTTCGGATCAACGCCGAGAACGCCGCTGAGGACTTCGCGCCCGCGACCGGCGGCATGCTCGAAACGTACGATCCGCCGGGCGGGATCGGCGTCCGCCTGGACGACGCGCTCCGGCAGGGCGACGACCTCGTCACCGACTACGACTCGATGATCGCGAAACTGGTCGTCTGGGGCGAGGGCCGCGACGAGTGCATCGAGCGATCGCTGCGCGCGCTCCGGGAGTACGAGATCGAGGGCATCCCGACGATCATCCCGTTCCACCGGCTGATGCTGACCGACGAGGAGTTCGTCGAGAGCACGCACACCACGAAGTACCTGGACGAGGAGATGGACACGAGCCGGATCGAGGAGGCCCAGGCCCAGTGGGGCGGCAAGACCGAAAGCAGCGCCGCCGACGATGAGGACGTCGTCGAACGCGAGTTCACCGTCGAGGTCAACGGCAAGCGCTTCGAGGTCGAACTCGAGGAGCGCGGCGCCCCGGCGATCCCGACGGGCGGCGACGGCGGCGGTGCGCAGGCGGCCAGTCCGCCCCAGCCCGCGGGCGATTCCAGCGGCGGCGGGAGCGCCGTTGAGGCCGACGGCGAGACGATCGACGCCGAAATGCAAGGGACGATCCTCGGCGTCGAGGTCGACGTCGGCGACGAGGTCGACGCGGGCGACGTCCTCGTCGTGCTCGAGGCGATGAAGATGGAGAACGATATCGTCGCCTCCCGCGGCGGGACCGTTTCGGAGATTGCCGTCGAGGAAGGCGAGAGCGTCGACATGGGCGATACGCTGGTCGTCCTCGAGTAA
- a CDS encoding helix-turn-helix domain-containing protein yields the protein MKYLDVAFRQPDRMLHPMQRLIRHEDAVVRDELRAWNLAPDLDVEYELFYVETTDRDRYVDRLESTDSVRSYDLVEIDDEACYVYVCQETRAEDRLFRRAFSELNLVVVPPIVYDEDAAMRMTIVGAGADLRALLEHLPPAIKSTVHEVGEYDRRYPSIAGDLTDRQLEVIAAAVDCGYYDVPRTGSVADVADRLDCAASTVSNHLQKAESALMRRLVNRRLSAN from the coding sequence GTGAAGTACCTCGACGTCGCGTTTCGCCAGCCCGATCGGATGCTCCACCCGATGCAGCGACTCATCCGTCACGAGGACGCGGTCGTCCGGGACGAACTGCGGGCGTGGAACCTCGCCCCCGATCTGGACGTGGAGTACGAACTGTTCTACGTCGAGACGACCGATCGCGATCGGTACGTCGATCGCCTGGAGTCGACCGACTCCGTCCGGTCGTACGATCTCGTGGAGATCGACGACGAGGCGTGTTACGTCTACGTCTGCCAGGAGACCCGGGCGGAGGATCGGCTGTTTCGCCGGGCGTTTTCCGAGTTGAACCTCGTGGTCGTGCCGCCGATCGTCTACGACGAGGACGCCGCGATGCGGATGACGATCGTCGGCGCGGGCGCCGACCTCCGGGCGCTGCTCGAACACCTCCCGCCGGCGATCAAGTCGACCGTCCACGAGGTCGGGGAGTACGATCGACGCTACCCCTCGATCGCGGGCGATCTCACGGACCGTCAACTGGAGGTGATCGCCGCGGCCGTCGACTGCGGCTACTACGACGTTCCGAGAACGGGGTCGGTCGCTGACGTCGCCGATCGGCTCGACTGCGCGGCGAGCACGGTATCGAACCACCTGCAAAAGGCCGAGTCCGCGCTGATGCGTCGTCTCGTTAACCGCCGGTTATCAGCGAATTGA
- a CDS encoding cytochrome P450, translating to MSNTDASAAKRRSTETGDRDGTDSSDGEAPPGPDGWPVIGNTLQFVRDPFAFYDDLASYGDVVRYRLAGQTWTTLLHPDHVERVLVEDAHRFERYNFEEFGPEFAPEGLLMTRGERWRRQRELIQPAFTPAKVAAFADAIVDRTVDAVEDWTDGETIAANREFSGLTLEILTKTLFDLDLDDRRDAVTAAARELNERGDSRRLSAFLPMWVPTPGNLRYKRRMRRFDEAVETLIAERRAAGGDDRDDLLSTLLDAEDENGAALSDAEVRDQLVTFLFAGHETSSLALTYAVLLLARHDGARARLESEVDRVCPDRDPTIADLSNLEYAGKVVDEAMRLYPPAFVQFREAIEDVTIDGYRIPEGSKISLPQFRLHVDDRFYDDPDEFRPERWTDEMRESLPEYAYFPFGGGPRHCVAMRFARMELQLVLATIARRVRFDLESDPDPELKVAATLAPVEDVLVTVRER from the coding sequence ATGAGCAACACGGACGCCTCGGCGGCGAAACGCCGATCGACGGAGACCGGCGATCGAGACGGGACGGACAGTTCCGACGGCGAGGCCCCGCCCGGGCCGGACGGCTGGCCCGTGATCGGGAACACGCTCCAGTTCGTCCGCGACCCGTTCGCGTTCTACGACGACCTGGCGAGCTACGGCGACGTCGTCCGGTACCGCCTCGCCGGCCAGACGTGGACGACGCTGTTACACCCCGACCACGTCGAACGGGTGCTCGTCGAGGACGCCCACCGGTTCGAGCGCTACAACTTCGAGGAGTTCGGCCCCGAGTTCGCCCCCGAAGGGCTGCTGATGACCCGCGGCGAACGGTGGCGGCGCCAGCGCGAGCTCATCCAGCCGGCGTTCACCCCGGCGAAGGTCGCCGCGTTCGCCGACGCGATCGTCGATCGTACGGTCGACGCGGTCGAGGACTGGACCGACGGCGAGACGATCGCGGCCAACCGCGAGTTCTCCGGTCTCACCCTCGAGATCCTCACGAAGACGCTGTTCGACCTCGATCTCGACGACCGTCGCGACGCCGTCACGGCCGCCGCACGCGAACTCAACGAACGCGGCGACTCGCGTCGCCTCTCGGCGTTCCTCCCGATGTGGGTGCCGACGCCCGGAAACCTCCGGTACAAACGGCGAATGCGCAGGTTCGACGAGGCGGTGGAAACGCTGATCGCGGAGCGCCGCGCCGCTGGCGGCGACGATCGAGACGACCTCCTGTCGACGCTGCTCGACGCTGAAGACGAGAACGGGGCCGCCCTCTCGGACGCCGAAGTTCGCGATCAACTCGTCACCTTCCTCTTCGCCGGCCACGAGACGTCCTCGCTGGCGCTCACCTACGCCGTCCTCCTGCTCGCCCGGCACGACGGCGCTCGCGCCCGCCTTGAGTCGGAAGTCGATCGCGTCTGTCCCGATCGCGATCCGACGATAGCAGACCTCTCGAACCTGGAGTACGCGGGGAAAGTGGTCGACGAGGCGATGCGACTCTACCCGCCGGCGTTCGTCCAGTTCAGAGAGGCGATCGAGGACGTCACGATCGACGGCTACCGCATTCCGGAGGGTTCGAAGATTTCGCTGCCGCAGTTTCGCCTGCACGTCGACGATCGGTTCTACGACGATCCCGACGAATTCCGGCCCGAGCGCTGGACCGACGAGATGCGCGAGTCGCTGCCCGAGTACGCGTACTTCCCGTTCGGCGGCGGGCCCCGCCACTGCGTCGCGATGCGCTTCGCGCGGATGGAACTACAACTCGTGCTGGCGACGATCGCCCGGCGCGTCCGGTTCGACCTGGAGAGCGATCCGGACCCCGAACTCAAAGTCGCGGCCACGCTGGCGCCCGTCGAGGACGTGCTGGTGACGGTTCGAGAGCGATAG
- a CDS encoding acyl-CoA carboxylase subunit beta encodes MENRITELEELREEALKGGGEDRIERQHDKGKMTARERIDYFIDDGTFTEFDQLRTHQTSQFGMEEKKIPGDGVVTGYGEVNGRTVFVFAHDFTVFGGSLGEVFAEKICKVMDMAMEVGAPIVGLNDSAGARIQEGVKSLAGFTEIFRRNQEASGVVPQISSIMGPCAGGAVYSPSITDFIFMVKDTSHMYITGPGVTKTVTGEEVTHEELGGAMTHADKTGVAQFACDSEEQALDDIKRLLSYLPQNNVEDPPQVQPWDDPDRRDEDLETIVPSSPQKPYDMVNVIDSVVDEGSFFEVAENYAKELVVGFGRLDGRSVGIVANQPRVNAGTLTVDSSMKGSRFVRFCDSFNIPIVTFVDVPGYMPGTDQEHRGIIRHGAKLLYAYSEASVPLLTVITRKAYGGAYCVMASKNLGADVNYAWPTAEIAVMGPQGAVNILYRKELQEADNPDELRDELIEEYREEFANPYTATDKGFLDDVILPTETRPRLIDDLEMLETKREQNPDKKHGNIPL; translated from the coding sequence ATGGAGAACCGCATCACGGAGTTAGAGGAGCTACGGGAGGAAGCGCTAAAGGGCGGGGGTGAGGATCGCATCGAACGGCAACACGACAAGGGGAAGATGACCGCCCGCGAGCGGATCGACTACTTCATAGACGACGGCACCTTCACCGAGTTCGATCAGCTCCGAACCCACCAGACGAGCCAGTTCGGGATGGAGGAGAAGAAGATCCCGGGCGACGGCGTCGTCACGGGCTACGGCGAGGTCAACGGCCGAACCGTCTTCGTCTTCGCACACGACTTCACCGTCTTCGGCGGCTCGCTCGGGGAGGTCTTCGCCGAGAAGATCTGCAAGGTCATGGACATGGCGATGGAGGTCGGCGCGCCGATCGTCGGCCTCAACGACTCCGCGGGCGCGCGCATCCAGGAGGGCGTCAAGAGCCTCGCCGGCTTCACCGAGATCTTCCGGCGCAATCAGGAGGCAAGCGGCGTCGTCCCGCAGATCTCCTCGATCATGGGCCCCTGCGCCGGCGGGGCGGTCTACTCCCCGTCGATCACCGACTTCATCTTCATGGTGAAGGACACGAGCCACATGTACATCACCGGCCCCGGCGTCACCAAGACCGTCACCGGCGAGGAGGTCACCCACGAGGAACTCGGCGGGGCGATGACCCACGCCGACAAGACCGGGGTCGCCCAGTTCGCCTGCGACAGCGAGGAACAGGCGCTCGACGACATCAAGCGCCTGCTCTCGTACCTCCCGCAGAACAACGTCGAGGATCCGCCGCAAGTCCAACCGTGGGACGACCCCGATCGGCGCGACGAAGACCTCGAAACCATCGTTCCGTCGAGCCCCCAGAAGCCGTACGACATGGTCAACGTGATCGACTCGGTCGTCGACGAGGGCTCGTTCTTCGAGGTCGCGGAGAACTACGCGAAGGAACTCGTCGTCGGCTTCGGGCGTCTCGACGGCCGCTCCGTGGGAATCGTCGCGAACCAGCCCCGGGTCAACGCCGGGACGCTCACGGTCGACTCCTCGATGAAGGGCTCGCGGTTCGTCCGCTTCTGTGACTCCTTTAACATCCCGATCGTCACCTTCGTCGACGTCCCCGGCTACATGCCCGGCACCGATCAGGAACACCGCGGCATCATTCGCCACGGTGCGAAGCTTCTCTACGCGTACTCCGAGGCGAGCGTCCCGCTGCTGACGGTCATCACCCGCAAGGCCTACGGGGGCGCCTACTGCGTGATGGCCTCGAAGAACCTCGGCGCGGACGTCAACTACGCCTGGCCGACCGCGGAGATCGCCGTCATGGGCCCGCAGGGTGCGGTCAACATCCTCTACCGGAAGGAACTCCAGGAAGCCGACAACCCGGACGAACTCCGCGACGAACTCATCGAGGAGTACCGCGAGGAATTCGCCAACCCGTACACTGCAACGGACAAGGGCTTCCTCGACGACGTGATTCTCCCCACCGAGACGCGACCGCGGCTGATCGACGACCTCGAGATGCTCGAAACGAAACGCGAGCAGAACCCGGACAAGAAACACGGCAACATCCCGCTGTAA